Part of the Geobacter pickeringii genome, ACTGGAGATCATGGTGCCGAGGGTACGGGTGAACTTGGCAACGGAAACCTTGCGGATCAGGGGGCCGGCAATGGGGGCCTTGAGTGCAAGGGCATCAATGACCTTCCTCCCCTTCGGCGTCGCGTAATATTTCTTGACCGCCATGACAACGGCGAATATCAGACCGATGATCAAAATGATATATTTGACGATGAAATTGCTGAGCGCAATGACGAACTTGGTCGGTGCCGGCAGTTCGCCCCCGAAATCGGCAAACATCTTGGCGAAGGTCGGGATAACAAAAATCAGGATGACGCCAACGACGATCACCGCGATCGACATGATGGTCGTCGGGTAGACCATGGCCCCCTTAATCTGCTTCTTGAGCTTCATCGCCTTTTCGATGTACGCCGCCAGACGGTTCAGGATCGTATCGAGAATACCGCCGATTTCACCGGCGGCGACAAGGTTGACATAGAGATTGTCAAACACCTTCGGATGTTTGGAGAGGGCATCGGCAAAGGTGGACCCCCCCTCGACCGTCTCCTTGACCTTGACGAGAACCTCCTTGAAGGTCTTGTTCTCTTGCTGACTGGAGAGGATGTCAAGGCACTGGACGAGGGGAAGACCGGAATCGATCATGGTGGCAAACTGTCGCGTAAAAACGACAAGATCCTTGGTTTCGACCTTCTTCCCGAAACCAGAGAACTTCAGCTCCATGCTGAGTCCTCTACCCTCTTCCTTGACCGAAATATTGGTGAACCCGTACTTTTTGAGCTGGGATTCGACGAGAGCGGAGCTCGCAGCCTCCATGACCCCCTTTTGTGTCGAACCGGTCCGGCTTCTGGCTTCCCAATTGAATTTTGGCATTGCCGTCCTCCTGGGCGTCACTTCGCCCGCTTATCTCATGGTTGGACGCGGTCCCTGGGGCCTCATCCCGCTTGTGAGCATCTGTTTAAGTTCATCCGGATCCGATGAGCGTGCCATCGCCACATCCATGGCAACGAGGCGTTTCTGAAGCAGACTGTACAGCGACTGGTTCATGGTCTGCATCCCGAACTTCTCCTGTCCAACCTGCATCTGCGAGTAGATCTGGTGGATCTTGTCCTCGCGGATCAGGTTGCGGATGGCAGGGTTGGGGACCATGACCTCGAGCGACAGCACCCTCCCCTTGCCGCTGGCCTTGGGGAGCAGTGACTGGGAAATGACTCCTTCCAGGACGAACGAAAGCTGGGCACGGACCTGGGGCTGCTGATACGGGGGAAAGACGTCGACGATACGGTTGATGGTCTGCACACAGGAGTTGGTGTGGAGCGTGGCGAGACAGAGGTGCCCAGTCTCCGCCAGAGTCAGCGCCGCTTCGATGGTTTCCAGGTCCCTGAGTTCTCCGACGAGTACCACGTCCGGGTCCTGACGGAGGATGTACTTGAGGGCGTTCTTGAAGCTCTTAGTGTCCGCACCGACTTCCCGCTGGTTCACGACACAACTCTTGTGGGGATGGAGGTATTCGATCGGATCTTCCACCGTCACGATATGCTCGTGGCGCTCATTGTTGATCTTGTCGATAATGGCGGCGAGCGTCGTCGATTTGCCACTGCCGGTGGGACCGGTCACCAGAATGAGTCCCCGGGGCTTTTCCGCCAGATCCTTGACGACGGGCGGAAGGCCAAGCTCTTCAAAGGTGAGGATCTTGTAGGGGATGACCCGGAAAACCCCGGCAACCGCGCCACGCTGGACGAAGACGTTCCCCCTGAAACGGGAAAGCCCCTTGATGCCGAAGGAGAGATCAAGCTCATTGACTTCCTCGAACTTGTGCTTCTGCTGTTCGGTAAGGATACTGTAACAGAGCTGCTTGGTATCGATCGCGTTCAGGGGGGGCATGTCCAGGGGAATAAGCTTACCATCAACCCGAATTTGAGGAGGGGTGTTAGTGGTAAGGTGGAGGTCGGACCCACCCCGATTCACCAGTTCGGTCAGCAATTGGTGCATGTTTGCCATAGAGTGTAACCCTCCTAGTCGTCAGCCACGGTGACCCGCAGCACCTCTTCGAACGACGTAACCCCTTCCTTGAGCTTGGTGAGTCCCGACTGCCGCATGGTCTTAATGCCGAGCCGCATCGATTCGCGCTTGATCTCTGCCGTATTCGCACCGTTGAGGATCAGCTCCCGAATCTCTTCGAGCATCGGCATCACCTGATAAAAGCCGACCCGCCCCTTGTAGCCGGTGTTATTGCACTTGGCACATCCGGATCCCCTGTAGCAGACATACTCCGGGGCCTCTTCCGGAGGGACCCCGGCGTTGATGAGAGACTGCACCGGGACCTCCTCCAC contains:
- a CDS encoding type II secretion system F family protein, translating into MPKFNWEARSRTGSTQKGVMEAASSALVESQLKKYGFTNISVKEEGRGLSMELKFSGFGKKVETKDLVVFTRQFATMIDSGLPLVQCLDILSSQQENKTFKEVLVKVKETVEGGSTFADALSKHPKVFDNLYVNLVAAGEIGGILDTILNRLAAYIEKAMKLKKQIKGAMVYPTTIMSIAVIVVGVILIFVIPTFAKMFADFGGELPAPTKFVIALSNFIVKYIILIIGLIFAVVMAVKKYYATPKGRKVIDALALKAPIAGPLIRKVSVAKFTRTLGTMISSGVPIMDGLEIVAKTAGNKIVEEAIFRVRQAISEGKTMAEPLQECGIFPPMVVQMISVGEATGAMDAMLTKIADFYDDEVDEAVGAMTAMMEPLLMVFLGTTVGGLVVAMYLPIFKLAGAVGG
- a CDS encoding type IV pilus twitching motility protein PilT produces the protein MANMHQLLTELVNRGGSDLHLTTNTPPQIRVDGKLIPLDMPPLNAIDTKQLCYSILTEQQKHKFEEVNELDLSFGIKGLSRFRGNVFVQRGAVAGVFRVIPYKILTFEELGLPPVVKDLAEKPRGLILVTGPTGSGKSTTLAAIIDKINNERHEHIVTVEDPIEYLHPHKSCVVNQREVGADTKSFKNALKYILRQDPDVVLVGELRDLETIEAALTLAETGHLCLATLHTNSCVQTINRIVDVFPPYQQPQVRAQLSFVLEGVISQSLLPKASGKGRVLSLEVMVPNPAIRNLIREDKIHQIYSQMQVGQEKFGMQTMNQSLYSLLQKRLVAMDVAMARSSDPDELKQMLTSGMRPQGPRPTMR